DNA sequence from the Glycine soja cultivar W05 chromosome 18, ASM419377v2, whole genome shotgun sequence genome:
ttgtaacaaatgACAATAAACTTATGAAATTTAAGTCATTGcaagttaattttgtaaatactcATTTAAGAGCACCAATAATGCATAGTTTCTTCTTGAATtactttagagtttttctggTGCATCCTTGTTAATTGTTGCGCATACTTAGATTTTGCACATTTTTTCACAATACTTAtcttatttcttcttatttgatGCTTAGTTTGATTCCAATAAGTTAGGTTTTAGTGTGTCTGTAGTTTTTAGActcttgaagtttttttttttttttaccaattttaTTAATCTTTGAATGGTTTTTGTAGGGTGTGAATGCACCAAGAAGGAAATGGAGATTTCGCAAATTGGATAACTCACTTAGCGAGTTGAGAAGCCATTGATTTCCAAAGTGCAAAACATTGGAGATGTCCAAAgtgcaaaacattttttttttttacatatttaagagATTGCTCACTCAATGCTATTATAAGAAATACATCTAgatctaaatataaataaatttaattaatttttatatgggAATTAAGAAAACTGgttgatataatttaattattctaaTGGCATTTTATTAGAACatgatattaagaataaaaatgagttattaaaattataatcataattagttaaaatatatttttggaatGATATCATTAACAAAGATGAAAGtagttcaaatttatttatatttaagtggaaaaatatttttttttgcttatatttagTTTCAATGAGGGTGTTatttttagttagaattgatTTGTGGATACTCAATTATTTGCAtgccatttttttattatattctattactacttattttacttatatatatatatatatatatatatatatatatatatatatatatatatatatatatatatataatctcttTGCATATCAACTCAAGTTTGAATGTTCACTTAtcgttttcttttcttacttaaactcgattaaaaaaatatttggcgTTGATGCGtcttgtttttaataataatctCTGACAGCTTGaaataaaaaagcaaattaTGCAAGACATTTGAATGAAaactaaatttgattaaaaatattcaatgtaTAGCTGACTTTCTGATGTAACAAGCCATCTCCGACACATGGGATTCGAAAGGCATTCAACAATttcatagtttttatttttctttgagaaAGCTAACATGTAGTTTGTTATTGAACCATATCTTAATTGGATTATGAAAATATGAAGATAATGCTCAACGAACAACTAGGgcaatcaacttttttttattaactaataataattgcaCAGCTTTTGTTCTAATAAAATCCATCCAAGTATATATCAACTCCCTCCACACGGGTTAGTGAACAAAATGAAATGACATTTTGACAGATTGCATCTTGTAATCCAGCATAAAAGTTATGAACTTTGAATTATTTGCTCTTATAAAAGAAAAGGGGAGAAGTAAAATAATGCTACCGGTTTACTTTATAACTGAGTTTTGTTATGGACTTTGAATTATTTGCTCTTATAACCTTTGAACCAATGTGTATTTTAGAACAAGATAAACTAGCTTTTATCAAATCCAGAACacgtttattattttcttatgaaGATGGTAAATAATTCAAAGTTTACTCCTATGCTTTAAATTTacattcttattcttattattgAACATATGGATtgatatgtaattattttaatttaactaggATAGGATATGTTTCATAAAACTTCTTAATTGTaaactgaaaaattaattagtaactaaaatgtaattaaaatttgaaatttatcttattaaattataagtatttaataatattatctgtgttgaagtaactaaaaaaataataatattttttttcttacatattaatttttttaaaagaaatccaataaatattcaaagataaaaagagaataaatataaaatgttagaaagtaacattttaaaaatattacttcaacCATCTAAAAAAAGGTTAGTATAAGTAATGTTTCAAAAAATtgctaaaaaattgatttatcaagtaattaaacaattttttttgctaataaaaaaaattaaaaattaattaaaatattttatcaaacacaAAATCTTAAGTTTGAACCTTAATCCTTAGGTATTTAAttatactaaaattttaaagaatttatttttactacttataataattttatttaattcaaataaaattatctcttACTCATTATAATCTttacagtatatatatatatatatatatatatatatatatatatatatatatatataaaatatcattctaatatgttttttcttcttttttatactaagtttatttagtatttttggatgaaattgcaATAAACCACCTTGATAGGTAATCCACAttgaatcataaattttaatcatcaaattaatcttattatcatatatgattCCATACTAGGATTCTAGACTGTAATTAGCTGTCCAATTCTAACACTGGATTAATCTGATTATCATATGCccttatgaaaattaaaaactaacattttcacCTAATTAGCTGtccaattctaaaaatattacttatttAACTGTACCTCTACATGTAATAAGAACACAGCAAACCCAAATCCCTGCATCCTTTTAAACTGTAATAATGTAACCCTTTCCACATCATCAgttaaaaattttcaattaaaaaaatagaccgACCACCCCAAAACAATTAATTACAGCATTGAACCAGTATTAAACCCCATCATTACCTTTGAATGActttcttttctaaaaaaaaaaacagtggttgttaataaataaaggataaatattaatcaccattctaagaatataattaaagaatttaaaatattttttttattaaaagatgaaaagttatgttattctaattttttttaactctcttataatttatacaataaatatttttaaaaattctttaattaatataattaggaCACTGATTAGTTATACcttgaataaataaattccCAAGACAATacaaacaaaacagaaaacaactaATAAACCGGCACTTGTTCGTCCCTAAAACGCAACTCCAAAGGCCAACAACACTATGACCCTCTCACTCTCAGTCTCACTAACTCCCTTCACTTAGttaaaactcaaaacactttgTTTTTTCACTTTCAGTTCCCCcacgcgccaccaccaccacccatGGGTTGCACGGCGTCGAAGCTGGAAAACGAGGACACGGTGCGGCGGTGCAAGGAGCGGCGCCGCCTCATGAAGGAGGCGGTCTACGCGCGCCACCACCTCGCTGCTGCCCACTCCGACTACTGCCGGTCCCTCCGCCTCACCGGCTCCGCCCTCTCCACCTTCTCCGCCGGCGAACCCCTCTCCGTCTCCGACCACACTCCCGCCGTCTTCCTCAACAACTCCCAACACCACCCCCCACCCCCCCAACACCAGCCTTCTCCGTCTCcttctcctccaccaccaccgttGTTCAACCCTTCACCTTCTCCTCCGCCACCGCCAAAACTCGCCACCACCAACCCCCGCCGCCGCAAACCGCCGCCGCCGAAGCTCCCGCACATCCTCTCCGACTCAAGCCCCTCCTCCACCCCAAGAAGCCACGTGTCAAAttttccttcaagcttcttCCCCACCGCACATTCCACCTACTCCTCCACCCCTTCCCAAACCTCCTCCGTTTGGAACTGGGAAAATTTCTACCCTCCTCCACCCCCTCCCGCTTCCGATTACTTCCCCGAACAACCACAAAAATTCTCACACACGCAAACTCAAACACCTTCTCACTACTCTCACAAAACTCAAACACCTTCGCACTACTCTCACAAGACACAACAACGCACCAATCCCCAAATCCACGACACCGATTCCGAGAGATCTGAATACGATTTCTTCGACGGAAAACTCGAGACCGAGAATGAGAAAACTGATTCTCATCATCTTCCAGAGGAGTATACTGAAACTGAGAGGGAAGAGGTTCAGTGTAGTGAGTGGGGGGATCATTACAGTACCACGAGTTCCTCTGATGATGATGGGGTGGAGGGGGATGTGGAATCGCGCTCCGAGATCGGAACCCGGTCGAATTTCGGGTCGTCGGTGCGGGCAGAGTCGGTGGTTGGCGTTGGCGGTGGCGGTGGCGCGAAGCGATTCGATGCGGCGTCGTCGGTGGCGGCGGCGGAGATGAAGATGGTGGTGAGACATAGGGACTTGAGGGAAATCGTGGAGGCTATTAAGGAGAATTTCGATAACGCGGCTTCCGCTGGGGATCAGGTTTCTGAGATGCTTGAGATCAGTAGGGCGCAGCTTGATCGGAGCTTCAAGCAATTGAGGAGTATGTTTTCAACCAAATTCCCCTTTTTGAAATTTCTCAACACACTTGTTTTTGCTGCTAGTGTTCTTCTATCAGAATCTGAGTTTTATCTTATCTTGATATAGCTTATGCATTACTTTTGCTATCAAAACTTAGATATAGCAGAATTGGAATTTCATCCCCAAGAATCTGCATAACATAGATTGTCATGGTGAAACTTTAATTTTAGTTGGAGAATAGTATCAAAGGTATCTATGAAATTGCATTTAAGTTTTTTCCTAATGCAAAGTTTTATTACAAAACACTAGTTTTAATCGAGAAAGCAGCCTTTTgagaaattctttttatttatttttttcatgtttaaattgCGCAATTTTAATTTGTCTTATGGGGTGttgaaagtatttattatttaattgggGTTTGAGATTGATTATTGGGggagtttattttttcttcttcgcgTCAATTTCGGATGAAGATTatgctttttgattttgaaacagTGGATTGGAAATTGTGGGTAGGTTtgaattgaattttgattttgattttgcagAAACTGTGTATCACTCGAGTAGCATATTGAGCAACTTAAGCTCGAGTTGGACCTCGAAACCGCCGCTGGCGGTTAAGTACCGGCTCGACACCGGTTCGCTGGATGAACCGGGCGGTCCAAAGAGTCTCTGCTCCACTTTGGAACGCCTTTTGGCGTGGGAGAAGAAGCTCTACGAGGAGGTTAAGGTAATTTtagcttcatttttttcttttggggtGTTTTGTTTCTTGTTATTTGGGATAATATGACGGTTCCCTTTTAagagaatttaattatatttttcgaGACGATAAAAAGGTGAAGGGAAAAAGGAAAACGAGTGAGGGTATGCGGAGTAGGTTATGTTGGGCTTTGGTAGCGTAAGGTCACAGCAGAATTTGACTGTTAATAGTGAAAATgacctctttttcctttttttctccttaTGAATTGACCAAAATAGCCTCGGTTGTTGGGACCAACCTTTATTATTGTGGTACAAATAATGCTCCATGATAGGAACATACTTATCCAGAAAATGCTTTTTACACATGTCGAGTAATGATTTAAGTGTATGTTAGGTCTTACGGTTAGCCTAAGAAGATAATTTCCTCATTTTGGCATGAATTTTGGTAAATTTGGAGGTGTTAATATGATAATGATGATTTATTGTGTGAAATGACTAAAGTACCCTTCACCCTTTAACTCTTTACCCCAATGAGACAAACTGACTAGAAGGGAAAAATAGCAATGAAGGAATGAAGAACAAAGTAATTAACAGATTTGAGTTACTTAGCACTTGCCTGTTTCTTCATATTTTGTCCTACATGTGATTTATTGTTTACACACAATTGGGTCTATCTTACTATTTTTTGTTGTCTGCAAACTGTGTATGAAGGGCAAACATTTTCTGTCACATACACTTGTGTGTGTAGGTTTACTTACTGAAAAAGGCACACGTTTCTTTGGGCATACggcacaaaaagaagaaaaaaagtaatgcCTAGGATATTGTTATGAATGTTTGAAATCACCATAAATGTTGTGTGTCCAACTTGACTGCTTTTTTACCAAACTGAAGTCAGGTGGTTCTGTTGCATTTATTTTTAGCTAAAAGCCTAAAACCATGTGGTTTGGAAACGAGGTGTGCTATGCTAACACTTTCTACAAATTGTGCTTGAATTTAGGCTAGAGAAGGTGTGAAGATTGAACATGAAAAGAAATTATCAGCGCTGCAGACTCAGGAATACAAAGGAGAGGATGAAGCTAAGATATTCAAAACCAAGGCTTCCATAAATAGGCTGCAGTCACTAATAGCTGTTACATCTCAGGCTGTGTCTACCACCTCAACTGCCACTATTGGCCTTAGGGACTCTGATCTTGTCCCTCAGCTTGTTGATCTCATTCATGGGTATGTCTCTTCTTCTGCAATAGCTTTACTGTTTTGGTAGCTCTAAATGTGGGGAATAGCTAAATAATCAAGTTCTAGTACAATGAGATTAGATCATTACATCATTAATCAACAAAGAAGTGAAGAACTTTGTTGATCAACAATCAATTCAATTTGACAATAAATCTGGCATATGGGAGCCCACTGATCTGCCCATTTGTACTACTGTAAATAAATGAACTTTAATAAATTCATTGGGTCCCAAAGTTGTCTAGTATTTTGGACTAATGAAAATTCAATGTGTTTAGATATTTTTGTGTCCATTTACAAATTAAATGTGATATTTGAGACTTCATGATCAAATGCACTTTGAATACTGTGCAGCTTGTTGTGTGGCCATAATTTAGGATCATGCTGTGGCTTGCACATAGGATATTTACTCCCAATTTTGTAAATGCAGATCCTTTGGAATGTGAAGGCTTTGAGCTGTATCAAATAACCAACCCTCTGAAAGAAGTTTTAAGTTTACCTGTAAACAATtgaaatgcttcttttttttctttcaaattcccGTCATTCATCTCGTGTGAATATGCTGCCTAGTATGGGTCAAGAAAATCTTGAGTGGTAGTTGAAAACATTATGGCTTACTGCCCTCGTATGCAACTTGCTTTATCATCTCTGTGTAATTGCATGTGCTTCTTTGTACCAAACTGTCCAACTACTGCCTACCTCTTATTATCAAACCTTGGCCCACCACTTTACCTGTCAAAATGTTATTTTGTCTCTTTTAGGCTCCCTTTgtgcaaaaataatttattgatggAGTTTGGTATGTTAAAGCAACTATTGTAGGGTGGTATAACCCTCGTTAACTGATTCAAGCTATTTTGACTGGTGGGTTCTATATGTTGTAAAAAATGATTGATGTTACTGATATTAATCTGTTTTACTTTATTGTTACTGATATGAAACCATAGGtgtgtatatataatatgattctGATGAAGGCTCTTTGGTTGTTactgattcttgtagttgtaaTTTAACTTTATGCTAGGTGGGGATCAATTGATAGTGTAAGATTTGTCACACTTCTGCCGCtcaaataactttttataaaaattgattatgGTAATACACCGTTGAAATATaactaagagtgtgtttggatgagacaattttaaattctaagaattttaaattttaagaattttaaatgcttcaattgaaattctttcatttcaaaattcaaacttgaatcaataatatttcttaagcacaaact
Encoded proteins:
- the LOC114396703 gene encoding nitrate regulatory gene2 protein-like produces the protein MGCTASKLENEDTVRRCKERRRLMKEAVYARHHLAAAHSDYCRSLRLTGSALSTFSAGEPLSVSDHTPAVFLNNSQHHPPPPQHQPSPSPSPPPPPLFNPSPSPPPPPKLATTNPRRRKPPPPKLPHILSDSSPSSTPRSHVSNFPSSFFPTAHSTYSSTPSQTSSVWNWENFYPPPPPPASDYFPEQPQKFSHTQTQTPSHYSHKTQTPSHYSHKTQQRTNPQIHDTDSERSEYDFFDGKLETENEKTDSHHLPEEYTETEREEVQCSEWGDHYSTTSSSDDDGVEGDVESRSEIGTRSNFGSSVRAESVVGVGGGGGAKRFDAASSVAAAEMKMVVRHRDLREIVEAIKENFDNAASAGDQVSEMLEISRAQLDRSFKQLRKTVYHSSSILSNLSSSWTSKPPLAVKYRLDTGSLDEPGGPKSLCSTLERLLAWEKKLYEEVKAREGVKIEHEKKLSALQTQEYKGEDEAKIFKTKASINRLQSLIAVTSQAVSTTSTATIGLRDSDLVPQLVDLIHGFMYMWRSMHHYHEIQSNIVQQVRGLVNRSSRGDSTSELHRQATRDLESAVSAWHSSFCRLIKFQRDFILSLHGWFKLSLVPVHNDNINSRETSDTYQFFDEWKLALDRVPDTVASEAIKSFINVVHVISSKQVEELKIKKRTETASKELEKKASSLRNLERKFYSSYSMVGISLPDSAPDNGQVLDARDPLAEKKLELATCQRRVEDEMLRHSKAVEVTRAMTLNNLQTGLPGVFQALTSFSSLFTEALESVCTRSYAIK